In the genome of Mycobacterium kansasii ATCC 12478, one region contains:
- a CDS encoding 2OG-Fe(II) oxygenase — translation MSSTRWQTRADSGDWDAIAAQLSAHGGALLPRLLTVTEAARLRRLYTRDDLFRKTVDMERHRYGAGEYRYFRQPYPEPLEQLKHALYPRLLTIARDWWAKLGRDSAWPDTLDEWLQRCHAAGQTKPTALLLRYRAGDWNALHRDLYGDLVFPLQVVINLSDPATDYTGGEFLLVEQRYRAQSRGTATQLPQGHGYAFTTRDRPVPSARGWSAAPVRHGISVVHSGERYALGLIFHDAA, via the coding sequence ATGTCGTCGACCCGGTGGCAAACCCGCGCCGACTCCGGCGACTGGGACGCCATCGCCGCACAGCTCAGCGCCCACGGCGGCGCTTTGCTACCCAGGCTGCTCACAGTCACCGAGGCGGCGCGCCTCCGCAGGCTGTACACCAGAGACGACCTGTTCCGCAAGACCGTCGACATGGAGCGCCACCGCTATGGCGCCGGCGAATACCGCTACTTTCGACAGCCCTACCCCGAGCCGCTCGAGCAACTCAAGCACGCCTTGTATCCCCGGCTGCTGACCATCGCCCGGGACTGGTGGGCCAAACTGGGCCGAGACAGCGCCTGGCCGGACACCTTGGACGAATGGCTGCAGAGGTGCCATGCCGCCGGCCAGACCAAGCCCACCGCGCTGCTGTTGCGATATCGCGCCGGGGATTGGAACGCCCTGCACCGTGACCTCTACGGCGACTTGGTGTTTCCGCTTCAGGTGGTGATCAACCTCAGCGACCCAGCCACCGATTACACCGGCGGCGAGTTCCTCCTGGTCGAGCAGCGGTACCGAGCCCAATCCCGGGGCACCGCAACGCAATTGCCGCAAGGGCATGGGTACGCATTCACCACTCGGGACCGCCCGGTGCCCTCGGCTCGCGGGTGGTCGGCCGCACCGGTACGGCACGGTATCTCGGTGGTGCATTCGGGAGAACGCTACGCGTTGGGGCTGATCTTCCACGACGCCGCCTGA
- a CDS encoding VOC family protein, with translation MTYDLAAHNNLHSEQGAREGEHPGRSRNPVIKIHDIAWLEFEKPDLNRAGAFAQAFGFAVSARTPDELQLRGADAASPCILIRRGHRSRLVGAAFTAQDKDDLLRLSDATGRTPQRLSHTLGGVSVDLTDPGGLTVRVVAGTHQLEPLPSQPPHTFNTGHEVQRINATQRPPRRPATVQRLGHLVLQTTTYLQTLNWYLDTLGMIVSDFLYYPGQRERGPTMSFIRCDRGLSPTDHHTLALALGPANRYVHSAYQVCDLDSLAAGGQYLADCGYRRSWGIGRHIQGSQLFDYWRDPEGLLVEHFTDGDMFDCTLEPGWAPFAASGLAQWGPHATKDFLGADFKSLPREALSMLRALRADNEFDSRRLMGLIKAANS, from the coding sequence GTGACGTACGATCTGGCCGCCCACAACAACTTGCACAGCGAGCAGGGCGCTCGCGAAGGCGAGCACCCCGGACGCTCGCGCAACCCGGTGATCAAGATTCACGACATCGCCTGGCTGGAGTTCGAGAAGCCCGACCTGAACCGCGCCGGGGCGTTCGCTCAGGCGTTCGGCTTCGCCGTCTCCGCACGCACCCCCGACGAGCTGCAGCTGCGTGGGGCCGACGCGGCATCGCCGTGCATCCTCATCCGGCGCGGCCATCGGTCCCGACTGGTCGGCGCGGCATTCACAGCCCAGGACAAAGACGACCTACTGCGACTGTCCGACGCGACCGGACGGACCCCTCAGCGGCTGTCCCACACGCTCGGCGGTGTCTCCGTCGACCTGACCGATCCGGGCGGGCTCACGGTCCGCGTGGTGGCGGGCACCCACCAGTTGGAACCGCTGCCGTCGCAGCCGCCGCACACCTTCAACACCGGACACGAGGTGCAGCGCATCAACGCCACCCAACGGCCGCCCCGGCGACCGGCCACCGTGCAACGGCTCGGGCACCTGGTCCTGCAGACCACCACCTACCTGCAGACACTCAATTGGTACCTCGACACCCTGGGCATGATCGTCAGCGACTTCCTGTACTACCCGGGTCAACGCGAGCGGGGCCCGACCATGAGCTTCATCCGCTGTGATCGCGGCCTGTCCCCCACCGACCACCACACCCTGGCGCTCGCGTTGGGTCCGGCCAACCGCTATGTGCATTCGGCCTATCAGGTCTGCGACCTGGATTCGTTGGCCGCCGGTGGGCAATACCTGGCCGACTGTGGGTATCGCCGGTCGTGGGGAATCGGCCGCCACATCCAGGGCAGCCAGCTCTTCGACTACTGGCGCGACCCGGAGGGGCTGCTCGTCGAGCACTTCACCGACGGAGACATGTTCGACTGCACGCTCGAACCCGGCTGGGCGCCGTTCGCGGCTTCCGGCCTTGCCCAATGGGGCCCGCATGCGACCAAAGACTTCCTCGGTGCCGACTTCAAATCCCTACCGCGAGAAGCGCTGTCGATGCTCCGGGCCTTACGCGCCGACAACGAATTCGATTCCCGCCGCCTGATGGGCCTGATCAAAGCGGCCAACTCATGA